The proteins below come from a single Serratia fonticola genomic window:
- a CDS encoding ABC transporter permease, whose amino-acid sequence MSRLSPINQARWARFRSNRRGYWSLWIFLAAFALSLAANLIANDRPLLVRYEGRLYVPFMVNYSETTFGGELNTTTDFQDPFVIKQIEQHGWAIWAPIRFSYNTINFATEVPFPSPPSRQNLLGTDSNGSDVLARVLYGFRISMLFGLALTLCSSVIGICAGATQGYYGGRFDLWGQRLIEVWSGMPTLFLIILLSSIIQPNFWWLLGITILFGWMSLVGVVRAEFLRTRNYDYIRAARAMGVPDRVIMYRHMLPNAMVATLTFLPFILCGSITTLTSLDFLGFGLPLGSPSLGELLLQGKNNLQAPWLGITAFLVLAVLLSLLIFIGEAVRDAFDPSKAH is encoded by the coding sequence ATGAGCCGCTTAAGCCCCATCAATCAGGCCCGCTGGGCACGTTTTCGCAGCAACCGCCGCGGTTACTGGTCGCTGTGGATTTTTCTAGCTGCTTTTGCGCTCAGCCTGGCCGCCAACCTGATCGCCAATGACCGGCCGTTGCTGGTGCGCTATGAAGGCCGGCTGTATGTGCCCTTTATGGTCAACTACAGCGAAACGACCTTCGGCGGGGAACTGAATACCACTACCGATTTTCAGGATCCCTTTGTTATCAAGCAGATTGAGCAACACGGCTGGGCCATCTGGGCCCCGATCCGCTTTAGCTACAACACCATCAACTTTGCCACCGAAGTGCCCTTTCCGTCGCCACCGTCACGCCAGAACCTACTCGGCACCGACAGTAATGGCAGCGATGTGCTGGCCCGGGTGCTGTACGGTTTCCGTATCTCAATGCTGTTTGGGTTGGCGCTAACGCTGTGTTCCAGCGTGATTGGTATCTGTGCGGGAGCGACGCAGGGCTATTACGGCGGCCGATTCGATCTTTGGGGGCAACGGCTGATCGAGGTCTGGTCAGGGATGCCGACGCTGTTCCTGATCATCCTGCTGTCCAGCATCATCCAACCCAATTTCTGGTGGCTGTTAGGCATCACCATCCTGTTTGGTTGGATGAGCCTGGTGGGCGTAGTACGTGCCGAATTCCTGCGTACCCGCAATTACGACTACATTCGTGCCGCCAGAGCGATGGGCGTGCCGGATCGCGTGATTATGTATCGCCATATGCTGCCTAACGCCATGGTGGCCACGCTGACCTTCCTGCCGTTTATTTTGTGCGGTTCGATCACCACCCTCACCTCTCTCGATTTCCTCGGCTTCGGCTTGCCGCTCGGTTCGCCTTCGCTGGGTGAGCTCCTTTTACAGGGCAAAAACAACCTGCAAGCTCCGTGGTTGGGCATTACCGCCTTCCTGGTACTGGCGGTGCTGCTCTCACTGTTAATCTTTATCGGCGAAGCGGTGCGCGACGCCTTCGACCCAAGCAAGGCGCATTAA
- a CDS encoding microcin C ABC transporter permease YejB has product MAAYLIRRLLLVIPTLWAIITINFFIVQIAPGGPVDQAIASIEMGQTSGFGGGGAGEGLGHMKAGAGNVTEGQYRGSRGLDPEVIAEITKRYGFDKPLHERYFTMLWNYMRLDFGDSLFRGASVMQLIGQSLPVSASLGLWSTLIIYLVSIPLGIRKAIHNGSAFDTWSSTLIIIGYAIPAFLFAILMIVLFAGGSYLDWFPLRGLVSSNFDTLPWYGKITDYLWHITLPVLATVIGGFAALTMLTKNSFLDEIRKQYVVTARAKGLDEKKILYRHVFRNAMLLVIAGFPATFISMFFTGSLLIEVMFSLNGLGLLGYDATLQRDYPVMFGTLYIFTLIGLLLNIVSDITYTLVDPRIDFEGRQ; this is encoded by the coding sequence GTGGCCGCTTATCTGATACGCAGATTACTGCTGGTGATCCCCACGCTGTGGGCGATCATCACCATTAACTTTTTCATTGTGCAAATCGCCCCCGGTGGGCCGGTCGATCAGGCCATTGCCTCTATTGAGATGGGGCAAACCAGCGGATTTGGCGGCGGTGGCGCGGGTGAAGGCCTTGGGCATATGAAGGCTGGCGCGGGCAACGTGACCGAAGGCCAATACCGTGGCTCACGCGGCCTGGATCCCGAGGTGATCGCCGAGATCACCAAGCGTTACGGCTTCGACAAGCCGCTGCACGAACGCTATTTCACCATGCTGTGGAACTACATGCGCCTCGATTTCGGCGATAGCCTGTTCCGCGGTGCCTCGGTGATGCAACTGATCGGCCAGAGCCTGCCAGTCTCTGCATCCCTGGGGCTGTGGAGTACGCTGATCATCTATCTGGTGTCGATCCCGCTGGGGATCCGCAAAGCCATCCACAACGGCAGCGCCTTTGACACCTGGAGCAGCACGCTGATTATCATCGGCTACGCCATTCCGGCGTTCCTGTTCGCCATCCTGATGATCGTGCTATTCGCCGGTGGCAGCTATCTGGACTGGTTCCCGCTGCGCGGGCTGGTTTCCAGCAACTTCGACACGCTGCCGTGGTACGGTAAAATCACCGATTATCTGTGGCACATTACCCTGCCAGTGCTGGCAACGGTGATCGGTGGCTTTGCCGCCCTGACCATGCTGACCAAAAACTCGTTTCTTGATGAGATCCGCAAACAGTACGTGGTCACCGCCCGCGCCAAAGGGCTGGACGAGAAGAAGATCCTTTACCGCCACGTGTTCCGTAACGCCATGCTGCTGGTGATCGCCGGTTTCCCGGCCACCTTTATCAGCATGTTTTTCACCGGTTCGTTGTTGATCGAAGTGATGTTCTCACTCAACGGCCTTGGTCTGCTGGGCTACGATGCCACCCTGCAACGCGACTATCCGGTGATGTTCGGAACGCTCTACATATTTACCCTGATCGGCCTGCTGTTGAATATCGTCAGCGATATCACCTATACCCTGGTCGATCCGCGCATTGATTTCGAGGGCCGTCAATGA